One Thalassotalea hakodatensis DNA segment encodes these proteins:
- a CDS encoding EAL domain-containing protein gives MRLSISKFLFCKDKNIFSTLVFLAAIFPTFLHASTQINQHGTPLTVQHLKPAQGLSQNYVFDMVQDKDGFIWVGTDDGLNKYDGKTFKQYRFNSLDAQSLAGNSIRNLLIDSNNNLWIGTDNGVSIYNTELDNFTTFRAEQGNDNTLTDNFVWQIYEDANHNIWVATENALHRFNKEEQSFTHIKVRKISDNTLLNFNAIRTFFQDEKGNYWISNYDGDFYILTPNLTPDTVLTNQIAETLVGQTFKIRQIEYHQRKNHYWIAVDNSIVILDSNYDLYRQYDLNQTNSAVTEIRSFGKLNDALYWVGTDNGLYSINPLEDKAFKHQFSNITPHAFNTNIIKVFIDNEKHIWIGSFNGLMKANYSSLLISHSKNLATPIVENIENITAVEEHILFSKDGELALFNTQSNTHKNIPLAHPVDQIFQTAEDTYIVSMHNELFRFNSKTLIPEEIQPWTTSKRHQLGINLIGLQNKIWYIEDSGNLSSFDLLDFSTQPHLNKKKFLNLSATKDGNLLLISTKKELLYYQVDSNSVKEFTLKNKHNFIFEDIITIKDTTKYLILGSNSQGALVVNKANGHGTWFNETSGLLNNYINAIVLDSNGNAWLSSNKGFSFIDLQTLDVRNFYKDYNLENNENYAHSSTIDTNGNIYFGGNNGFNWFTPDKLLAFTFEISPPVLTSLLIANKEVLVTSTPTKDQFTLSAQLNTLKEITLAHVHSPFSIEFISPNASLPEQLGYQYRLIGVDDNWLTATANNLRATYTNLSAGSYVFEVQAYDRYSPKTYTANSLAIEILPPWWLSSSAILVYSLVVLLALSYLLQQFRHKRIYHLQIKESEERLKLSLWGSGDEMWDWNIKNGKIYRSNIWGTLEFPQDGKRNLGNNDDNETNVNKGDITRITKALQDHFDEKTEHFEATYRVKNKLGNWIWILDRGKIVERDEKNNPVRMTGTLKDISQIKKADERLKLFAKCFENISDAVVIYDRQFFVVDINKAFQRITGKTKKQMIGEPLTFRQYPDSFANTVKQHLLTKGSWHGEIESKRDDGMLYLTDLNIDIIRDENSSISHFVGVFSDITKRKETEAELRKLANSDTLTGLPNRSYFQANQTRLVKNKVSHALLVFDLDNFKKVNDSMGHEVGDVLLCKVAERIRTVGRSQDTVYRLGGDEFSIIVENTNDIHTITTIAKNILRTIAQPLRLKNHEIVLYSSIGIVLYPEDGATPQELLKNADTAMYHAKNAGGNRYKFFNSSMNEQAVKRLQIEGLIRHGLKEDFFSVFYQPKIEIKTGKIAGMEALVRFETPSKGIISPLTFIPVSEETGQIIDIGEVVLRKACYATKVWIDAGLFDGRIAVNLSAVQFTQPNLVGMIAEILAETGLPAKHLELEITEGTVMDSPQQAIDTMLQIRAMGIHLSLDDFGTGYSSLAYLKKFPLNTLKIDKAFVDDIEQSEQGRNMVATIVTIAHNLSLQVVAEGVETNQQLSFLSGLRCEQLQGYLYSKPLATEDFRRYLVSHQITDKSTSFNRS, from the coding sequence GTGCGTCTTTCTATTTCTAAATTTTTGTTCTGTAAAGATAAAAACATATTTTCCACACTCGTATTTCTTGCCGCAATTTTTCCAACTTTTTTACATGCTTCAACACAAATAAACCAACATGGCACGCCGCTTACCGTTCAGCACTTAAAGCCTGCCCAAGGTTTGTCACAAAACTATGTTTTTGACATGGTGCAAGACAAAGATGGCTTTATTTGGGTTGGTACTGATGATGGATTAAACAAATACGATGGTAAAACCTTTAAACAATATCGTTTCAATTCACTTGATGCACAATCGCTCGCCGGCAATAGTATTCGAAACTTACTAATCGATTCAAATAATAACTTATGGATTGGTACTGACAACGGCGTTAGTATTTACAATACCGAATTAGATAACTTCACCACATTTCGCGCAGAACAAGGTAATGATAATACGCTTACCGATAATTTTGTTTGGCAAATTTATGAAGATGCCAACCACAATATTTGGGTCGCGACCGAAAATGCATTACATCGTTTTAATAAAGAAGAACAATCATTTACTCATATAAAAGTCAGAAAAATTTCAGACAACACCTTATTAAATTTCAATGCGATAAGAACTTTCTTCCAAGATGAAAAAGGCAATTATTGGATCAGTAACTACGATGGTGACTTTTATATTTTAACGCCAAACTTAACACCAGATACAGTATTAACCAACCAAATAGCTGAAACATTGGTCGGCCAAACTTTTAAAATTCGTCAAATTGAATACCACCAGCGTAAAAACCATTATTGGATTGCCGTCGATAATAGCATTGTCATACTTGATAGTAATTATGACCTTTACCGTCAATACGACTTAAACCAAACAAATAGTGCAGTGACTGAAATTAGAAGCTTTGGCAAGCTGAACGATGCACTATACTGGGTTGGCACCGACAATGGCCTTTATTCTATTAACCCTTTAGAAGATAAAGCGTTTAAACATCAGTTTTCAAATATTACCCCGCATGCCTTCAATACTAATATAATTAAAGTGTTTATCGATAATGAAAAACATATTTGGATTGGCAGTTTTAACGGTTTAATGAAAGCCAATTATTCCTCTTTGCTAATTTCTCATAGTAAAAACTTAGCAACTCCAATTGTTGAAAACATTGAGAATATCACGGCTGTTGAAGAACACATTTTATTTTCTAAAGATGGTGAACTGGCGCTTTTCAATACGCAATCTAACACCCATAAAAACATTCCACTAGCACATCCAGTTGATCAAATATTTCAAACAGCCGAAGACACCTACATTGTTTCAATGCACAATGAGCTTTTTCGATTTAACAGCAAAACATTGATACCTGAAGAAATTCAGCCTTGGACAACTTCAAAACGACATCAACTAGGTATTAACCTCATTGGCCTACAAAACAAAATTTGGTACATAGAAGACTCAGGAAATCTCTCTTCTTTTGATTTATTGGATTTTTCCACACAGCCTCATTTAAACAAGAAGAAGTTTTTAAATTTATCGGCCACTAAAGATGGTAATTTGCTGCTAATTTCTACAAAAAAAGAACTTTTATATTATCAAGTTGATTCAAACTCAGTGAAAGAGTTCACGCTCAAAAATAAGCATAACTTCATTTTTGAAGACATCATTACTATCAAAGATACGACAAAGTATTTAATTCTTGGCTCAAATTCGCAAGGTGCATTAGTGGTGAACAAAGCCAATGGTCATGGCACTTGGTTTAATGAAACATCTGGATTACTCAATAATTATATTAACGCTATAGTACTAGATAGTAATGGAAACGCTTGGCTAAGTAGCAACAAAGGGTTTAGTTTTATTGATCTACAAACATTAGATGTAAGAAATTTTTATAAAGATTATAATCTTGAAAATAATGAAAATTATGCCCATAGCTCAACGATAGATACCAATGGCAATATTTACTTTGGTGGAAATAACGGCTTCAATTGGTTTACACCAGACAAATTACTCGCTTTTACTTTTGAAATTTCTCCCCCCGTACTCACTTCATTATTAATCGCAAATAAAGAAGTATTGGTAACTTCAACGCCAACCAAAGATCAATTTACTTTATCCGCTCAGCTTAATACCCTAAAAGAAATTACCTTAGCGCATGTTCACTCCCCTTTTAGTATTGAATTTATATCACCAAATGCTAGCTTGCCCGAACAACTTGGCTATCAATACCGCTTAATAGGTGTTGATGATAATTGGCTAACAGCAACCGCAAATAATTTACGAGCAACCTATACCAATTTAAGTGCTGGCAGTTATGTTTTTGAAGTTCAGGCTTATGACCGCTATTCGCCAAAAACGTATACGGCTAATAGTTTAGCGATAGAAATACTGCCCCCTTGGTGGTTATCGAGTAGTGCAATTCTTGTTTATAGTCTCGTAGTACTATTGGCACTATCTTATTTATTACAACAATTTAGACATAAAAGAATTTATCACTTACAAATTAAAGAAAGTGAAGAGCGCCTTAAACTATCACTCTGGGGTAGTGGCGATGAAATGTGGGACTGGAACATTAAAAACGGTAAAATTTATCGCTCTAATATTTGGGGTACGCTTGAATTTCCACAAGATGGCAAGCGCAACTTAGGTAATAACGATGATAATGAAACCAATGTAAACAAAGGTGATATCACACGGATAACTAAAGCACTACAAGATCACTTTGACGAAAAAACAGAACATTTCGAAGCTACCTATCGTGTTAAGAACAAACTAGGTAATTGGATTTGGATTTTAGACCGCGGCAAAATAGTTGAACGCGATGAGAAAAATAACCCTGTTCGAATGACTGGAACATTAAAAGACATCAGTCAAATAAAGAAAGCTGATGAGCGCTTAAAGTTATTTGCCAAATGCTTTGAAAACATCTCAGACGCTGTAGTCATTTACGATCGTCAATTTTTTGTTGTGGATATCAATAAAGCTTTCCAACGTATTACCGGTAAAACTAAAAAGCAAATGATTGGCGAACCATTAACCTTCAGGCAATACCCTGACAGTTTCGCTAATACAGTTAAACAACACTTGTTAACCAAAGGTAGTTGGCACGGTGAAATAGAAAGTAAACGTGATGACGGTATGCTTTATCTTACCGATCTAAACATTGATATAATTCGCGATGAAAATAGCAGCATTTCTCACTTTGTCGGTGTTTTTTCAGATATTACCAAACGTAAAGAAACCGAAGCAGAATTACGAAAACTGGCGAACAGCGATACGTTAACAGGTTTACCAAACCGCTCATATTTCCAAGCAAACCAAACCAGATTAGTAAAAAATAAAGTATCTCATGCATTACTTGTTTTTGATTTAGATAATTTCAAAAAAGTGAACGACTCTATGGGGCATGAAGTTGGCGATGTTTTATTGTGTAAAGTTGCTGAGCGAATAAGAACGGTTGGTAGATCACAAGATACCGTGTATCGATTAGGGGGGGATGAGTTTAGTATCATCGTTGAAAACACTAACGATATCCATACGATCACAACCATCGCAAAAAATATACTACGCACTATTGCCCAACCATTAAGATTAAAAAATCACGAGATCGTACTTTATTCAAGTATTGGTATTGTACTTTATCCTGAAGATGGTGCTACTCCGCAAGAATTACTTAAAAATGCTGACACCGCGATGTACCACGCAAAAAATGCTGGTGGCAATCGTTATAAGTTCTTTAATAGCTCCATGAATGAACAAGCAGTGAAGCGTTTACAAATAGAAGGACTTATTCGACATGGCTTAAAAGAAGATTTCTTCTCTGTGTTTTATCAACCCAAAATTGAAATCAAAACAGGTAAAATAGCGGGTATGGAAGCGCTGGTTCGATTTGAAACCCCATCTAAAGGCATTATTAGCCCATTGACTTTTATCCCTGTTTCCGAAGAAACCGGCCAAATCATTGACATAGGAGAAGTCGTTTTACGTAAAGCATGTTATGCCACCAAAGTATGGATTGATGCCGGCTTATTCGACGGACGTATTGCTGTAAACTTATCTGCAGTACAATTTACCCAACCTAATTTAGTTGGCATGATTGCAGAAATACTTGCTGAAACAGGCTTACCGGCAAAACACTTAGAGCTTGAAATTACCGAAGGAACGGTGATGGACTCGCCTCAACAAGCCATTGATACCATGTTACAAATTCGTGCAATGGGCATACATTTATCACTCGATGATTTTGGTACGGGTTATTCATCATTGGCTTACTTAAAGAAATTCCCGCTGAATACGTTAAAAATTGATAAAGCCTTTGTTGATGATATAGAACAGTCAGAGCAAGGTCGAAATATGGTAGCTACTATTGTTACCATCGCACACAACCTAAGCTTACAGGTGGTTGCTGAGGGCGTAGAAACCAATCAACAATTAAGCTTTCTGTCCGGTTTACGCTGTGAACAGTTACAAGGTTATTTGTACAGTAAACCATTAGCAACAGAAGATTTCCGTCGTTATTTAGTGTCCCATCAAATTACTGACAAATCTACGTCGTTTAACCGTTCATAA